From a region of the Candidatus Acidiferrales bacterium genome:
- a CDS encoding aminotransferase class I/II-fold pyridoxal phosphate-dependent enzyme has product MAKKDKSIKWGSATAAIHAGEPKHGRGGPVAPEIVRSSTFTFSSTAEMKRWAEGKSSAYIYTRYGNPTLAIAEQKIAALEGAEAAVVAASGMAAISCALLAALSAGDEVISTAQLYGGTYRLMRDIFPRFGIRVRHVEPDLAGVEELVTPQTRVLYVETPTNPALRLVDLRRAAELAREFNLVSIVDNTFASPLLQKPLEMGFDIVVHSATKYLAGHSDLIGGAAAGSREWIKRVHEYIIYLGGCMDPEGAYLLIRGMKTLGVRMARQCENAMAIAKFLARHRKVARVNYPGLVSHPDHRLARRQMSGFGGMLSFDMKGGIAAARRFGDRVRLFSLAASLGGVESLVILPMYTSHYKMSSAELEQAGVTPGTVRVSVGIEDAKDLIEDLRQGLA; this is encoded by the coding sequence ATGGCGAAGAAAGATAAGTCGATAAAGTGGGGAAGCGCGACGGCGGCGATCCATGCGGGAGAGCCGAAGCACGGGCGCGGCGGGCCGGTGGCGCCAGAGATTGTGCGCAGCTCGACGTTCACGTTTTCGTCAACGGCGGAGATGAAGCGCTGGGCGGAAGGAAAAAGCTCGGCGTACATCTACACGCGCTACGGAAATCCGACGCTGGCAATCGCGGAGCAGAAAATCGCGGCGCTCGAAGGAGCGGAAGCGGCCGTGGTGGCGGCGTCGGGGATGGCGGCGATTTCGTGCGCACTGCTGGCGGCGCTCAGCGCGGGCGACGAAGTGATTTCGACAGCGCAGCTTTATGGCGGAACGTACCGGTTGATGCGCGATATTTTCCCGCGGTTTGGAATTCGCGTGCGGCATGTCGAGCCGGATCTGGCGGGCGTCGAGGAACTGGTGACGCCGCAGACGCGCGTACTGTACGTGGAAACGCCGACGAATCCGGCGCTGCGACTGGTTGATTTGCGGCGCGCGGCGGAGCTGGCGCGGGAGTTTAATCTCGTGTCGATTGTGGACAATACGTTCGCAAGCCCGCTGCTGCAAAAGCCGCTGGAGATGGGATTTGACATCGTGGTGCACAGCGCGACGAAATATCTGGCGGGACATTCGGATCTGATCGGCGGCGCGGCGGCGGGTTCGCGCGAATGGATCAAGCGCGTTCACGAGTACATTATTTATCTCGGCGGATGCATGGACCCGGAAGGCGCTTACCTGCTGATTCGCGGGATGAAGACGCTGGGCGTGCGCATGGCGCGGCAATGCGAAAACGCGATGGCGATTGCGAAATTCTTGGCGCGGCATCGGAAAGTCGCGCGCGTGAATTATCCGGGGCTCGTGTCGCATCCGGATCATCGGTTGGCGCGGCGGCAGATGAGCGGCTTCGGCGGGATGCTGTCGTTCGATATGAAAGGCGGAATCGCGGCGGCGCGGCGGTTTGGCGATCGCGTGCGGCTGTTTTCGCTGGCGGCGAGCCTGGGCGGTGTTGAATCGCTGGTGATTTTGCCGATGTATACGTCGCACTACAAAATGTCGAGCGCGGAACTGGAGCAGGCAGGAGTGACGCCGGGGACGGTGCGCGTGTCAGTCGGGATAGAAGACGCGAAAGATTTGATTGAGGATTTGCGGCAGGGACTGGCATAG
- a CDS encoding BrnA antitoxin family protein codes for MARKRSASSARGKQAARNAKPISSRRIDFSDIPESTDEELSRARRVGRPRTGEAKHLIAIRIHPRLLAQLRRLAAQQDKPYQTLIHELLESAAKSAA; via the coding sequence ATGGCAAGGAAACGATCCGCATCATCAGCGCGCGGCAAGCAAGCCGCAAGGAACGCAAAGCCTATCTCCAGCCGTCGGATTGATTTCTCGGATATTCCAGAGTCGACCGATGAAGAGCTTAGCCGCGCCCGCCGCGTCGGCCGGCCTCGGACCGGCGAAGCAAAACATCTCATTGCCATTCGCATTCATCCGCGCCTTCTCGCGCAGCTTCGCCGCCTCGCCGCGCAACAAGACAAACCCTACCAAACCCTCATCCACGAACTCCTCGAATCCGCCGCCAAATCCGCCGCCTGA